A section of the Natronolimnobius sp. AArcel1 genome encodes:
- a CDS encoding aryl-sulfate sulfotransferase, whose amino-acid sequence MSNRVSVHNPNACYNGYTLFAESYEHPEKSPDGTGTVYLIDMEGQPVHRWEVETALQSHCRLLPNGNLLYPTRDRSDIEQAGLRELDPDGEVVWSFHCRIDHDYQVLEGDHMLLHTIRDSMTPTIGPELKRNPYIVEIDRKKNLHWEWDGADHYDDLREHLPDDEWEYVAHRIESEYPFDWAHNNTLEVIPENETAKIERERGGPVRFEPGNIVFSYRSIDVIGVIDYPSGEIVWAWGPDELDGQHLPHVLENGNLLIFDNGAERGYSRVIELDPLTEEIVWEYTGSPKSSFYSPFISGARRLPNGNTLICEGSERRLFEVTSDGEIVWDFVSPFAETGSLGTVYRCQRYSPEYVEPLLESI is encoded by the coding sequence ATGTCGAACAGAGTATCAGTTCACAATCCAAATGCCTGTTACAACGGGTATACGTTGTTTGCCGAATCGTACGAGCATCCCGAAAAAAGCCCGGATGGAACCGGAACGGTCTACCTCATCGATATGGAGGGGCAGCCAGTCCACCGCTGGGAGGTAGAGACGGCACTTCAGTCGCACTGTCGGCTGTTGCCGAACGGTAATTTGCTGTATCCGACTCGCGACCGATCGGATATCGAACAGGCTGGGTTACGGGAACTTGACCCTGATGGCGAAGTCGTCTGGTCGTTCCACTGTCGGATCGATCACGATTACCAGGTCCTCGAGGGTGATCACATGCTGTTACACACGATCAGAGATTCGATGACACCCACGATTGGCCCTGAACTCAAACGCAATCCCTACATCGTCGAGATCGACCGCAAGAAAAACCTCCATTGGGAGTGGGACGGCGCGGACCACTACGACGACCTCCGCGAGCATCTTCCTGACGATGAGTGGGAGTACGTCGCCCACCGTATCGAGAGCGAGTATCCCTTCGACTGGGCTCACAACAACACGCTCGAGGTCATCCCCGAGAACGAGACGGCCAAAATCGAGCGCGAACGCGGCGGCCCGGTCCGGTTCGAACCTGGCAATATCGTCTTCTCTTACCGCTCGATCGACGTTATCGGTGTCATCGACTATCCCAGCGGCGAGATCGTCTGGGCGTGGGGGCCGGACGAACTCGACGGCCAACACCTTCCGCACGTCCTCGAGAATGGGAACCTGTTGATCTTCGATAATGGGGCCGAGCGCGGCTACTCGCGGGTGATCGAACTTGATCCACTCACTGAGGAAATCGTCTGGGAGTACACTGGTTCACCGAAATCGTCGTTCTACAGCCCGTTCATCTCCGGTGCTCGTCGCCTTCCTAACGGCAACACGCTAATCTGTGAAGGAAGTGAGCGCCGACTATTCGAAGTGACATCGGACGGCGAGATCGTCTGGGATTTCGTCAGTCCGTTCGCCGAAACGGGCTCGCTCGGAACCGTCTACCGCTGCCAACGCTACTCGCCGGAGTACGTCGAACCACTGCTCGAGTCGATCTGA
- a CDS encoding DegT/DnrJ/EryC1/StrS aminotransferase family protein codes for MGELAITGGPKAAATLEVPEWPQLNDSSRQYVEAVLESGNWCRNSDGADACDRLEAAFADYHDAEHAIAVSNGTVAIELALRACGVQPGDEVIVPSYSFIASASAIPTVGAVPRFVDTNVETYNIDLEHLEERITDRTVGILGVHFAGYPMDMDRLLPIIEEHDLFLIEDAAHAQGSEWCGEKVGTFGDFGTFSFQETKSLSSGEGGIIVTDDDVLADRARLMHNIGRRQGATGYYHYRLSTNARLSELQAALALGQLETLEAENQTRERNEEILLAELADIEGIQTKPRDERITARGYCIENFRYDSAAFDGLPRETFIEALQAEGVPVGEGYEMPLYRQPAFYREEVGRLVPDDVDLPNYPTRHLPGVEELCETNITYPHEVLLAEEDGIRSVADAIRKIQANTETLLD; via the coding sequence ATGGGTGAGCTAGCCATTACTGGCGGTCCGAAAGCCGCTGCAACACTCGAGGTTCCGGAGTGGCCACAACTAAACGACTCGAGCAGGCAGTACGTCGAGGCTGTCCTCGAGAGCGGCAACTGGTGTCGCAACAGCGACGGCGCTGACGCCTGTGACCGTCTCGAGGCGGCGTTCGCCGACTACCACGACGCAGAACACGCCATTGCGGTCTCGAACGGAACTGTCGCGATTGAACTGGCACTGCGCGCCTGCGGTGTCCAGCCGGGTGATGAGGTGATTGTCCCGTCGTATTCGTTCATCGCGAGCGCAAGCGCGATTCCCACTGTCGGCGCAGTGCCTCGCTTCGTTGATACGAATGTTGAAACGTATAACATCGACCTCGAGCATCTTGAGGAACGCATTACTGATCGGACCGTCGGAATCCTTGGCGTCCACTTTGCAGGCTATCCGATGGATATGGACCGACTGCTGCCGATCATTGAGGAACACGATCTGTTCCTCATCGAGGACGCCGCTCACGCACAGGGCTCGGAGTGGTGCGGCGAGAAGGTGGGCACGTTCGGTGACTTCGGGACGTTCTCCTTCCAGGAGACGAAATCGCTCTCGAGCGGCGAGGGCGGGATCATCGTCACCGATGACGACGTGCTTGCCGACCGCGCACGCCTCATGCACAACATCGGCCGTCGGCAGGGTGCAACAGGATATTACCACTACCGACTCTCGACGAACGCGCGACTCTCAGAACTCCAGGCCGCCCTCGCACTGGGCCAACTCGAGACGCTCGAAGCGGAGAACCAAACCCGTGAACGAAACGAGGAGATTCTGCTCGCTGAACTCGCGGACATCGAGGGAATTCAGACGAAACCTCGTGACGAGCGGATCACTGCCCGTGGGTACTGTATTGAGAATTTCCGGTACGATTCGGCGGCGTTCGACGGCCTTCCACGGGAGACGTTCATCGAGGCGCTACAGGCGGAAGGCGTCCCGGTCGGAGAAGGGTACGAAATGCCGCTGTACCGCCAGCCGGCCTTTTACCGCGAAGAGGTTGGTCGATTGGTTCCAGACGACGTCGATCTACCGAACTATCCGACTCGCCATCTGCCAGGCGTCGAGGAACTGTGTGAGACGAACATCACTTACCCTCACGAGGTATTGCTGGCCGAGGAAGACGGAATTCGGTCAGTTGCGGACGCGATCCGAAAAATCCAGGCTAATACGGAGACGCTACTGGACTAA
- a CDS encoding Gfo/Idh/MocA family protein: MIDIGILGLDTSHPGKFTEIFASDERTAVTAVWDGGDVRDTEHCEQFCREYDVTNYERPATMCGEVDAAVVTTVNWNTHRELAAPFLRNGTPVLIDKPIAGCVADVDAIVEAARAGGAPLFGGSAVPFHPQFDVLETLPERRTVYCVGYNDPFYYGCHLVDSVRRIVDSNWLEIEPNDAPGTSVDVTFADGSYASLQFDGPDVDGTFAFLTTDEHHTHSITIESDADELDRMYRSYLDAFVDCIETGRDDRDQLVDAATLLLGVQAALTTDDVVSPESDALADSVVDSTAFVSQYSPY, from the coding sequence ATGATCGATATCGGCATTCTCGGCCTGGACACCTCCCACCCTGGCAAATTCACGGAGATATTTGCATCGGATGAGCGCACCGCTGTCACAGCAGTCTGGGATGGCGGCGATGTCCGAGACACCGAACACTGTGAACAGTTCTGTCGAGAATACGATGTGACCAACTACGAGCGACCGGCCACCATGTGCGGTGAGGTCGATGCAGCCGTCGTCACTACGGTCAACTGGAACACCCATCGCGAATTGGCGGCCCCGTTCCTCCGAAATGGCACGCCTGTGTTGATCGACAAACCGATTGCCGGTTGCGTAGCCGATGTGGATGCTATCGTCGAGGCTGCTCGAGCGGGCGGCGCGCCACTGTTTGGTGGATCTGCCGTCCCGTTTCACCCACAGTTCGATGTCCTCGAAACACTCCCTGAACGCCGAACAGTATACTGTGTCGGATATAACGATCCGTTCTACTACGGGTGCCATCTCGTTGATTCGGTTCGACGAATTGTCGACTCGAACTGGCTCGAGATCGAACCCAACGATGCACCGGGGACGAGCGTCGACGTGACGTTCGCAGACGGCTCGTACGCCTCCCTGCAGTTCGATGGACCCGATGTAGACGGGACGTTCGCGTTTCTCACAACCGACGAACACCATACCCATTCCATTACAATCGAAAGTGATGCAGACGAGCTGGATCGGATGTACCGATCGTACCTGGACGCGTTCGTCGACTGTATCGAGACCGGTAGGGATGACCGAGATCAACTCGTCGACGCTGCAACGTTGCTGCTCGGTGTTCAGGCCGCACTCACAACTGACGATGTGGTATCGCCCGAGAGTGATGCACTCGCCGATAGTGTCGTGGACAGCACTGCGTTTGTATCACAGTATTCTCCCTACTAA
- a CDS encoding Gfo/Idh/MocA family protein, which produces MISVGLLGSGFMAQVHAVRYEAMDDVTVAGVASPSYPDAFAQEYTPEAKVYSDPNELLEAVDVDIVDICTPTPTHRDLVELAVEHGCDVLCEKPLERTLEDAQAIQALVADSDVTFMVGHVLRFFPQYERAREQVEAGEIGTPGTASCLRQSPMPNTDTWFMDEEISGGALLDLAIHDIDFLRWTYGEVESVFARRVAAGDDRYATATLRFENGAVGQIDARWPTDDSIPFVTDFELAGDEGLIEYRSEDESPIEIHTAIEEEPSRDPVDMVLTKDPYYRELEHFLSCVRSGEEPRVTATDAIEAMRISLAAIESADTGEPVVLEEFDGT; this is translated from the coding sequence ATGATATCGGTCGGACTCCTCGGAAGTGGGTTTATGGCACAGGTACACGCCGTGCGGTACGAGGCGATGGATGACGTGACCGTCGCCGGCGTAGCATCACCGAGTTATCCGGATGCGTTTGCACAGGAGTACACACCGGAAGCCAAGGTCTACTCGGATCCAAACGAACTGCTCGAGGCGGTCGATGTCGATATTGTCGACATTTGTACGCCCACACCAACTCATCGTGACCTCGTCGAACTGGCGGTCGAGCACGGCTGTGACGTCCTCTGTGAGAAACCGCTCGAGCGCACTCTCGAGGACGCACAGGCCATCCAAGCGCTCGTCGCTGACAGCGATGTGACGTTCATGGTCGGACATGTTCTTCGATTCTTCCCGCAGTACGAACGCGCCAGAGAACAGGTCGAAGCGGGCGAGATCGGCACCCCCGGAACTGCGTCGTGTCTCCGTCAGTCACCGATGCCCAATACTGACACCTGGTTCATGGACGAAGAGATAAGCGGCGGCGCATTGCTCGATCTAGCGATTCACGATATCGATTTCCTCCGTTGGACCTACGGCGAGGTCGAATCGGTGTTTGCACGCCGCGTTGCGGCCGGCGATGATCGGTACGCAACAGCGACGCTGCGGTTCGAGAACGGCGCTGTCGGCCAGATCGATGCTCGGTGGCCCACCGACGACTCGATCCCGTTCGTCACCGACTTCGAGCTAGCCGGCGACGAGGGGCTCATCGAGTACCGAAGCGAGGACGAGTCACCAATCGAGATCCACACTGCCATCGAGGAAGAACCCTCGCGCGACCCCGTCGACATGGTGTTGACGAAGGATCCATACTATCGCGAACTCGAGCACTTCCTCTCCTGTGTCCGCTCGGGTGAGGAACCCCGAGTGACAGCGACGGACGCCATCGAGGCGATGCGCATCTCGTTGGCAGCGATAGAGTCAGCCGACACCGGTGAACCGGTCGTACTTGAGGAGTTTGATGGGACATGA
- a CDS encoding sugar phosphate isomerase/epimerase — protein MNVGLCTISGGNRSVTAVMDAAADAGYDGVEIWGQDHVGNGEPSTCEEILGEAHNRSLEIPVYGSYLRPGTDAFADKYAHELDIARHLEADLIRVWAGNQEYQECTSNHWQAVIEDLVSLSDTAAEYGLGVTVEKHEGTVTNRHTGARQLIEAVDRDNCRLNYQPLFSLPNTDILSEARDLAPLSNNVHVQAVPERGGDERCLLENAYYNVDELLSIFAESGFDGYVNVEFVTENETYGDAVKRDLAFVRVCLE, from the coding sequence ATGAATGTCGGTCTGTGTACCATCTCGGGTGGCAACCGATCGGTGACAGCTGTCATGGATGCTGCAGCTGACGCAGGCTACGACGGCGTCGAAATCTGGGGCCAAGATCATGTCGGGAATGGGGAGCCGTCAACGTGTGAGGAAATCCTTGGAGAGGCACACAATCGCTCACTCGAGATCCCCGTCTACGGGTCCTATCTACGGCCCGGCACGGATGCGTTTGCAGACAAGTACGCCCACGAACTCGACATCGCCAGGCACCTTGAGGCGGATCTGATCCGTGTCTGGGCGGGAAACCAAGAGTACCAAGAGTGTACCTCGAATCACTGGCAGGCAGTAATTGAGGATCTCGTTTCGCTTTCGGACACTGCCGCCGAGTACGGCCTTGGCGTGACTGTGGAAAAACACGAAGGCACTGTCACGAACCGCCACACGGGGGCTCGTCAACTCATCGAAGCGGTCGACCGCGACAACTGCCGACTCAACTATCAGCCGCTGTTCTCGCTCCCGAACACAGATATTCTGTCCGAAGCGCGAGATCTGGCTCCGCTGTCGAACAACGTTCACGTTCAGGCAGTTCCCGAACGCGGCGGCGACGAGCGATGCCTCCTCGAGAACGCCTACTACAATGTGGACGAACTCCTCTCGATTTTTGCAGAATCAGGCTTTGATGGATACGTCAACGTCGAGTTCGTCACCGAGAACGAAACATACGGAGATGCCGTCAAGCGCGACCTCGCTTTCGTGCGAGTTTGTCTCGAGTGA
- a CDS encoding aminoglycoside N(3)-acetyltransferase: protein MTVTEAELRGGLRALGLRSGDRVIVHSSLRSLGWVDGGAETVVDALCNVVGADGTVLMPTFTSGNDGHPFDRKTTPSETGRITEELRTREEAIRSAHPTHSVTALGASAELLTRDHELLNSLGPGSPMHRLLEDGGSILLLGVDHTSNSSVHIAERLADLPYRDQTRTVTVADGDESRTVTTNAVHCSYGFDAVEVIARRAGLLTDGLIGEAHVQLMSGHALLSELVDALEIVPNLLLCADPGCGRCEYARERLAEENLIELRDD, encoded by the coding sequence ATGACAGTGACAGAAGCCGAACTTCGAGGCGGATTACGTGCACTTGGCCTTCGGTCGGGAGACCGCGTCATCGTTCACAGTTCGTTACGCAGCCTCGGGTGGGTCGACGGCGGGGCTGAGACCGTTGTCGATGCATTGTGCAATGTTGTCGGGGCGGACGGAACGGTGCTGATGCCGACGTTCACGTCCGGAAATGATGGCCACCCGTTCGATCGCAAGACGACGCCGTCAGAAACGGGCCGGATCACTGAAGAACTGCGCACTCGAGAGGAGGCCATCCGAAGCGCCCACCCCACTCACTCGGTTACCGCGCTCGGTGCCAGCGCTGAATTACTTACCCGCGACCACGAGCTACTGAACTCACTCGGCCCGGGCTCTCCCATGCACCGACTGCTCGAGGACGGTGGCTCCATCCTGTTGCTTGGCGTCGACCACACCTCGAACTCGTCGGTCCACATCGCAGAGCGCCTCGCCGACCTGCCATACCGCGATCAAACCCGGACGGTAACAGTTGCTGACGGTGATGAAAGCCGGACAGTGACCACGAACGCTGTCCACTGCTCGTATGGGTTCGACGCTGTCGAAGTCATCGCGCGACGGGCCGGCTTGCTCACCGACGGCCTGATTGGTGAGGCGCACGTGCAGTTGATGAGCGGTCACGCGCTCCTTTCCGAACTCGTCGACGCCCTCGAGATAGTTCCCAACCTCCTGTTATGTGCTGATCCCGGCTGTGGTCGTTGTGAGTACGCCAGAGAACGCCTGGCTGAGGAGAACCTGATCGAACTGCGAGACGACTAA
- a CDS encoding Gfo/Idh/MocA family protein: protein MRLLHAGIIGCGTIARHHAEHLTDLEVSIAGVADIDPDAREEFARAYDVPETFEQYDRMLEELELDFVVVAVPNFLHADCAVAALERDIDVFLEKPLAHTLEDAQRITDVAANSDGRVIVGFVRAFEGWVEDLKARTSDGEFGEVYDVDLEYVRRRGIPRLGSWFTRAEQSGGGVLIDAGVHFLHLALTLLEFPDLESVTAQTGGHFGTKKDYTYIDMWGGEPTDDAVFDVEDHARGLIRTVDGTTIHFHCAWASNTDPRQSIRVQGDHAGVSVDDTSDPVPTVHATDRDALTDTDLTVPESQSFRAQWEYVTAVVRGEREHMQNTASEGLAVQRVVDAIYESADAGREIRLDDRQSS from the coding sequence ATGCGATTGCTACACGCAGGTATCATCGGCTGTGGCACAATCGCTCGCCACCATGCCGAGCACCTCACTGACCTCGAGGTATCCATTGCGGGCGTCGCGGACATCGATCCGGACGCTCGTGAGGAATTCGCTCGAGCGTATGATGTTCCCGAGACGTTCGAACAGTACGACCGAATGCTCGAGGAACTGGAACTCGACTTCGTCGTCGTGGCAGTGCCGAATTTCCTCCATGCTGACTGCGCAGTTGCTGCCCTCGAGCGCGATATCGATGTCTTTCTCGAGAAACCACTCGCACACACGCTCGAGGACGCTCAACGAATTACCGACGTGGCTGCCAACAGCGACGGCCGGGTAATCGTTGGCTTTGTCAGGGCGTTCGAGGGCTGGGTCGAGGACCTCAAGGCCCGAACTTCAGACGGCGAGTTCGGCGAGGTGTACGATGTTGACCTCGAGTACGTTCGCCGCCGTGGCATCCCACGTCTTGGAAGTTGGTTCACGCGAGCGGAGCAGTCGGGCGGCGGCGTCCTGATCGATGCGGGCGTTCACTTCCTCCACCTCGCGCTGACGCTGCTCGAGTTTCCCGACCTCGAGTCTGTCACTGCACAGACGGGCGGGCACTTCGGGACGAAGAAGGACTACACGTACATCGATATGTGGGGCGGTGAGCCGACCGACGATGCCGTGTTCGACGTTGAAGATCACGCTCGCGGATTGATCCGAACCGTTGACGGGACGACGATTCACTTCCACTGTGCGTGGGCGAGTAACACCGACCCCCGCCAGTCGATTCGCGTACAGGGAGACCACGCGGGCGTTTCGGTCGACGATACCAGCGACCCCGTTCCAACCGTCCACGCAACCGACCGCGACGCCCTGACTGACACTGACCTGACCGTTCCCGAGAGCCAGTCCTTCAGGGCCCAGTGGGAGTACGTTACTGCTGTCGTTCGCGGCGAGCGCGAACACATGCAAAACACCGCCTCGGAGGGTCTCGCAGTACAACGCGTTGTGGATGCAATCTACGAAAGCGCCGATGCCGGCCGTGAGATTCGCCTTGATGATCGTCAGTCATCGTAA
- the ilvA gene encoding threonine ammonia-lyase: MLSITAAQIRSVYDRFDDESIVQHTPVETSRSLSRLVDGDVILKMEHLQRTGSFKTRGAYNKMLSLEGGSDIDRVVAASAGNHAQGVALAANSRGVPSTIVMPATAPQSKVEATDEYGADVVLHGTTFRDAMAHARSLTDEGVEFVHAFDDPAIIAGQGTLGLELLEDVPDVDTVVVPIGGGGLIAGVGAALADHRPDIRVIGVQADSAATVPESLQKGMPESLEDVDTIADGIATGEVSDLTLELIDEHVDEIVTVTEEEIARGILLLLERAKQLVEGAGAASVAAILSDEVDVSGETVVPVLTGGNLDMTMLRAILTHELTSRSQMIRLQVRIDDQPGEMHTLSGLIADKGANIRTVNHYRADETLDVGEAYLVFLVETSGEEHAERITDAIEATGYAVERIN, from the coding sequence ATGTTATCCATCACTGCAGCCCAGATTCGGTCCGTCTATGACCGGTTCGACGACGAATCGATCGTCCAGCACACCCCTGTCGAGACGAGTCGTTCACTCAGTCGGTTAGTCGACGGTGACGTCATCCTCAAGATGGAACACCTCCAGCGAACTGGCTCGTTCAAGACCAGAGGAGCGTACAACAAGATGCTCTCGCTCGAGGGGGGATCCGACATTGATCGGGTCGTCGCTGCAAGCGCAGGCAACCACGCCCAGGGGGTCGCCCTCGCAGCAAACTCACGCGGGGTTCCCTCAACCATCGTGATGCCCGCTACTGCACCCCAGTCGAAAGTTGAAGCGACCGACGAGTACGGTGCCGATGTCGTCCTCCACGGCACGACGTTCCGTGATGCGATGGCCCACGCCCGTTCGCTCACCGACGAGGGTGTCGAGTTCGTCCACGCCTTCGACGACCCGGCGATCATCGCCGGTCAGGGAACACTCGGGCTGGAACTCCTCGAGGACGTGCCCGATGTCGATACCGTGGTTGTGCCGATCGGTGGCGGTGGTCTCATCGCAGGCGTTGGCGCTGCGCTGGCCGACCATCGGCCTGATATCCGGGTCATTGGCGTTCAGGCTGATTCGGCCGCGACCGTCCCGGAGAGTCTCCAGAAGGGCATGCCCGAATCACTCGAGGATGTCGATACGATCGCCGATGGGATCGCAACCGGGGAAGTCTCCGACCTCACACTCGAGTTGATCGACGAACACGTCGACGAGATCGTCACCGTTACCGAAGAGGAGATTGCACGTGGCATCTTGCTCTTGCTCGAGCGGGCCAAACAGCTCGTTGAAGGGGCGGGCGCGGCTTCGGTGGCAGCTATTCTCAGCGATGAGGTAGACGTAAGCGGAGAAACCGTCGTTCCCGTTCTGACCGGCGGAAATCTCGATATGACGATGCTCCGGGCGATTCTCACACACGAACTCACCTCGCGAAGCCAGATGATCCGGCTACAGGTACGGATTGACGATCAACCAGGCGAGATGCACACCCTCTCGGGGCTGATCGCAGACAAGGGAGCAAATATTCGGACGGTCAACCACTATCGCGCCGACGAGACCCTCGACGTTGGAGAGGCGTACCTCGTCTTCCTCGTCGAGACCAGTGGTGAGGAACACGCAGAGCGGATCACAGATGCGATCGAGGCGACAGGCTATGCGGTCGAACGGATCAACTGA